From Leptolyngbya sp. KIOST-1, one genomic window encodes:
- a CDS encoding TldD/PmbA family protein, with translation MVPAPAEDLLAEKLIDLALQRGAEAAEVLQSRSRSRPVFFEANRLKQLESSAALGTALRLWVNGRPGLAVAYGNVDPEAIIDKALAISALNDPETIDLAGETSRVYANMGQEVPVEQLIDWGQAMIDRIRRAYPEVICGVDVECDVETTRILNSRGLDCRYSDATLSTYLSADWVRGDDFLSVSDGQTQRDILDIDALTDQVLQRLAWAEQSAEVETGRLPVIFTAKAADMLWGTLQSALSGKRVLERSSPWSNALGEQMTSSSITLLQDPEAGPFSCPFDDEGTPTQRLVFIEQGVVGLFYSDRAVGRTLGAESTGNGFRPGLGSYPTPSLYNTLVQPGTKSLEELIATVENGILVDQILGGGAGIAGDFSVNIDLGYRIHRGELVGRVKDTMVAGNVYTALKDNIELGSDADWNGSCYTPSVLVDGLSITSG, from the coding sequence ATGGTGCCTGCCCCTGCCGAAGACCTGCTGGCCGAGAAACTGATCGATCTGGCTCTACAGCGGGGTGCCGAAGCGGCAGAGGTGCTGCAATCGCGATCGCGATCGCGCCCGGTTTTCTTTGAAGCCAACCGCCTCAAGCAGTTGGAAAGCTCTGCGGCCCTGGGGACGGCGCTGCGGCTGTGGGTGAATGGGCGACCGGGGTTGGCTGTTGCCTACGGCAATGTTGATCCCGAAGCGATTATTGATAAGGCGCTGGCCATCAGCGCCCTTAACGACCCCGAAACCATCGATCTGGCCGGAGAAACCAGCCGCGTCTATGCCAACATGGGCCAGGAGGTGCCGGTGGAGCAGCTGATTGACTGGGGCCAGGCGATGATCGATCGCATTCGCAGGGCCTACCCGGAGGTGATCTGTGGCGTCGACGTGGAATGCGATGTGGAGACCACTCGCATTCTCAACAGCAGAGGACTCGACTGCCGCTACAGCGACGCCACCCTGAGCACCTACCTGTCCGCCGATTGGGTGCGGGGGGATGACTTTTTGAGCGTGAGCGATGGCCAGACCCAGCGGGATATTCTGGATATCGATGCGCTCACCGACCAGGTCTTGCAGCGGCTGGCCTGGGCAGAGCAATCGGCTGAGGTCGAAACAGGACGTCTGCCAGTAATTTTTACGGCCAAGGCTGCCGACATGCTGTGGGGCACGCTACAGTCCGCCCTCAGCGGCAAGCGGGTGCTGGAGCGATCGTCCCCCTGGAGCAACGCCCTGGGCGAGCAGATGACCTCGTCCTCCATTACCCTGTTGCAAGACCCTGAGGCCGGTCCATTTAGCTGCCCCTTTGACGACGAGGGCACCCCCACCCAGCGGCTGGTGTTTATCGAACAGGGGGTGGTGGGACTGTTTTACAGCGATCGCGCCGTGGGCCGCACCCTGGGGGCCGAATCAACCGGCAACGGCTTTCGCCCGGGGCTGGGCAGCTACCCCACCCCCAGCCTTTACAACACCCTGGTGCAGCCGGGGACAAAATCGCTGGAGGAGCTGATTGCCACCGTTGAAAACGGCATTCTGGTTGATCAGATTTTGGGGGGTGGGGCGGGCATTGCCGGGGACTTCTCGGTGAATATTGACCTGGGCTACCGCATTCATCGGGGCGAGCTGGTGGGCCGCGTCAAGGACACGATGGTGGCAGGCAATGTGTACACCGCCTTGAAGGACAACATCGAACTGGGCAGCGACGCCGACTGGAATGGCTCCTGCTATACCCCTTCGGTGCTGGTGGATGGACTTTCGATTACAAGCGGCTGA
- a CDS encoding ABC transporter ATP-binding protein, translating into MHLDLVGASENQQGETSLSTGIEVRNLTKKFHKEILYQNFSLSIPGGQFTSIFGPNGCGKSTLLSMISGLIPFDSGEVYFDGKPLAETKIGYVFQNYRDALFPWLRASDNITYPLSRAGLSKVQRKLKLEELVHKFGVKFDLKRYPYELSGGQQQLVSIMRALATGPEVLFLDEPFSALDYEATLSIIEKLQEVFISSGVTMVMISHNLEEAIYLSNNVVLLTKRPTHIAEIISFDISHPRTANTLSDPRFIDTKAYSLDIFRREVSR; encoded by the coding sequence ATGCATTTAGATTTAGTAGGCGCTTCGGAAAATCAGCAGGGAGAAACATCACTTTCCACAGGCATTGAAGTAAGAAATTTAACCAAAAAATTTCATAAAGAAATTCTTTACCAAAACTTCAGCCTGAGTATACCTGGGGGCCAGTTCACATCAATTTTTGGTCCTAATGGTTGTGGAAAATCAACGCTTCTTAGCATGATCTCTGGGCTTATCCCATTTGATAGTGGGGAAGTCTATTTTGACGGAAAGCCGCTTGCAGAAACAAAAATAGGATATGTATTTCAGAACTATAGGGATGCTCTTTTTCCTTGGTTGAGAGCAAGTGACAATATCACTTATCCATTATCTAGGGCAGGCTTATCAAAAGTACAGCGCAAATTAAAGCTAGAGGAGTTAGTACATAAATTCGGGGTAAAGTTTGACCTTAAACGCTATCCCTATGAATTATCTGGGGGGCAGCAGCAGCTTGTTTCAATTATGAGGGCACTAGCGACAGGCCCAGAGGTCTTATTCCTTGACGAGCCGTTTTCAGCTTTAGACTACGAAGCTACGTTATCCATCATTGAAAAGTTGCAAGAGGTATTCATATCCTCTGGTGTCACTATGGTAATGATTTCACATAACCTAGAGGAAGCCATTTATCTCTCTAACAATGTTGTCCTCCTAACCAAAAGACCCACCCATATAGCTGAGATAATTTCATTTGATATCAGCCATCCGCGTACCGCAAATACGCTTTCCGACCCTCGATTCATTGACACCAAAGCTTATAGCCTAGATATTTTTAGGAGGGAGGTGAGTAGGTGA
- a CDS encoding ABC transporter substrate-binding protein, producing the protein MTDLNRRKFVKYGALALGTGALAACNNGTQGNSSQGSPQVIVKKEKVVASWLPIMQTTAYYVALEEGLFEQADIEVESAKFENPNQIIDSLVSGRADFGPPGAAAGITVLAEAKAPGTFRVFGLQGGGIKSGFTNDGLIVKPDSSIQSLKDLEGKKVGTIPGVQWETILKHLLKQNGLEPGTNVTIEQMAVGLHLPSVVSGAVDATLSLEPVGSIAEATKQAKIAMVNPVSEFISDPFYSGAAVLTSKFITDRPETAKKVVQIIDEATKMANENFDKYRPIISKYTALEPDQAEYVAQPRLRGFNDLDAEDVTSYQKFIDVFLSEGVLNQEMSAQKMMLGKEELA; encoded by the coding sequence ATGACTGACCTGAATCGCCGCAAATTTGTTAAGTATGGTGCCCTCGCATTAGGAACAGGTGCTTTGGCTGCTTGCAATAATGGCACCCAAGGAAATTCTAGTCAGGGTTCCCCTCAGGTAATCGTTAAGAAAGAGAAGGTGGTTGCTTCTTGGTTGCCAATTATGCAGACAACTGCATACTATGTAGCCTTAGAAGAGGGACTATTTGAGCAAGCTGACATTGAAGTTGAGTCTGCCAAATTTGAGAATCCAAACCAGATCATTGATTCTCTAGTATCTGGTCGTGCTGATTTTGGCCCGCCTGGAGCCGCAGCTGGAATTACAGTCTTAGCTGAAGCTAAAGCACCCGGAACGTTCAGAGTCTTCGGGCTTCAAGGGGGCGGTATTAAGAGCGGATTCACAAATGATGGGTTAATCGTCAAGCCTGACTCTTCTATTCAGTCACTCAAAGATCTTGAAGGTAAAAAAGTAGGAACTATCCCAGGGGTTCAGTGGGAAACTATCCTCAAGCATCTATTGAAGCAGAATGGACTAGAACCAGGTACCAACGTAACTATTGAGCAAATGGCCGTAGGATTACACCTACCATCCGTTGTATCGGGGGCTGTAGATGCTACTCTTTCGCTTGAACCTGTAGGGTCAATTGCAGAAGCCACAAAGCAGGCTAAAATTGCGATGGTAAACCCCGTTTCTGAATTTATCTCTGACCCATTCTACTCAGGGGCAGCAGTTCTGACATCAAAGTTTATTACTGACCGCCCTGAAACAGCCAAAAAAGTAGTTCAGATTATTGATGAAGCTACGAAGATGGCAAATGAGAACTTTGATAAGTATCGTCCTATCATTTCTAAGTACACGGCTTTAGAACCAGACCAAGCAGAGTATGTTGCCCAGCCTCGTCTAAGAGGATTTAACGATTTAGACGCTGAAGACGTAACGTCCTATCAGAAGTTTATCGATGTGTTCTTGTCTGAAGGTGTGCTTAATCAAGAAATGAGCGCTCAAAAGATGATGCTTGGCAAGGAAGAACTAGCATAG
- a CDS encoding carbon-nitrogen hydrolase family protein → MARRKFRAAVVQTLAALGNLDFNINLLDKYAQEATRQGAELVVFPECMNTGYLFDSQQHCSELAETITGKYVEAMADLCRKHGLFIASGFTEKDEVNEKIFNSGLLLDKTGKLILHYQKQFLATHDQNWFECGVKGSPVVDTELGRIGLLICFDGRIPEIARCLALQGTDIILDMANFFAMDQAEMWVPARAFENESWIIAATKAGVERSIYYPGGSMIVAPTGQVAAKIPYDTHGVVSADIAFSEELKTKLGNRRPDIYQRLLTPFEETPVAAFLKQPLIPEEETTKVAAVQCHRTDDPNSLDAAFEMVSHTAKLGVKLLALPLHFSSPMWNLNHQEAEDAAKDAEVHINRAGEIARDYGCAIVLPVIEKIGDILSSSATLIGPDGHVIGRYRQTHLSPSMQAWAKAGDELPVFETPFGRIGIILGDDGLYPESTRILALNGADIVVWCSAWVQPSERELLAVPKAEDNRVYLVCVNRTDCPYPGGSFVVPPNGFPHWDVNISAPRTTRHGAVMPTYANLALSRQKRMIPNVDMLRNRLIETYGPLVNTFIK, encoded by the coding sequence ATGGCAAGACGAAAGTTTAGAGCAGCTGTTGTGCAAACCTTAGCTGCTCTGGGAAATCTGGATTTCAATATCAATCTTCTGGATAAATACGCTCAGGAAGCAACTCGGCAGGGTGCTGAACTGGTTGTCTTCCCTGAGTGCATGAATACAGGATACTTATTCGATTCTCAGCAGCACTGCTCTGAGCTAGCCGAGACAATTACTGGGAAATATGTCGAGGCAATGGCTGACCTTTGCCGCAAGCATGGCTTGTTTATAGCTAGTGGCTTTACTGAGAAAGACGAAGTTAATGAAAAAATCTTTAACAGTGGATTGCTCCTAGACAAGACAGGCAAGTTAATCCTTCACTACCAAAAACAGTTTTTGGCTACCCACGACCAAAACTGGTTTGAATGCGGGGTTAAAGGTTCTCCTGTTGTTGATACAGAGTTGGGCCGCATTGGTTTGCTCATTTGTTTTGATGGTCGCATACCTGAGATTGCTAGATGTCTGGCATTGCAGGGAACCGACATCATTTTAGATATGGCAAACTTCTTTGCGATGGATCAAGCAGAGATGTGGGTGCCAGCACGAGCTTTTGAAAATGAATCTTGGATTATTGCAGCCACTAAAGCTGGGGTAGAACGCAGCATCTACTATCCTGGTGGCAGTATGATTGTGGCTCCTACTGGTCAGGTAGCCGCGAAGATCCCCTACGATACCCATGGTGTTGTATCCGCTGATATTGCTTTCTCAGAAGAACTTAAAACTAAGTTAGGCAATCGCCGTCCCGATATTTATCAAAGACTGCTGACTCCTTTTGAGGAAACCCCAGTCGCGGCCTTCCTCAAGCAGCCACTCATTCCTGAAGAGGAAACGACTAAAGTAGCAGCTGTTCAATGTCATAGGACTGATGATCCTAACAGTCTGGATGCTGCTTTCGAGATGGTTAGCCATACAGCTAAGTTGGGAGTTAAGCTTTTGGCCTTACCGTTACACTTTAGTTCCCCAATGTGGAATCTTAACCACCAAGAAGCAGAAGATGCGGCTAAGGATGCAGAGGTTCATATCAACCGTGCTGGAGAAATCGCGAGAGATTATGGTTGTGCGATCGTTCTTCCCGTTATTGAGAAAATAGGCGATATCCTTTCTTCTTCAGCAACTTTGATTGGCCCAGATGGCCATGTAATCGGTCGCTATCGACAAACTCATCTAAGCCCATCTATGCAGGCCTGGGCTAAGGCGGGTGATGAGCTGCCGGTCTTTGAGACTCCATTTGGCCGCATTGGCATCATTTTGGGTGATGATGGCCTTTATCCTGAAAGCACACGTATTCTTGCATTAAATGGAGCCGATATTGTTGTTTGGTGCAGCGCTTGGGTACAACCTTCAGAAAGGGAATTACTAGCTGTTCCTAAAGCTGAAGATAATCGTGTTTATTTAGTTTGTGTAAATAGAACAGACTGTCCTTATCCAGGGGGATCTTTTGTTGTTCCTCCAAACGGCTTTCCCCACTGGGATGTAAACATCTCAGCTCCACGAACGACTAGACATGGAGCGGTCATGCCAACCTATGCTAATTTGGCACTATCTCGGCAAAAAAGGATGATTCCTAATGTTGATATGCTGCGAAATCGTCTGATTGAAACCTATGGCCCTTTGGTGAATACTTTTATCAAGTAA
- the nei gene encoding endonuclease VIII produces the protein MPEGPEIRRAADKIQRAIGGEIAADVFFAFDRLKPYEDALVGRTVTAVQPYGKALVTSFDNGLAVYSHNQLYGIWVTCKPNAVPATRRQLRFAVQTSRRWALLYSASDIEVLSADAVLAHPYIARLGPDTLDGTLTAAEVEDRTLSPPFRRRQFASLLLDQGFLGGLGNYLRTEILYVARIHPGQRPLDCAPEQIAAFAAAALALPQQSYRHSGITNDLGLAAQLKASGYRRRDYRHWAFGRVGKPCHRCGTAIAKIVIGGRRCYLCPVCQPVSRL, from the coding sequence ATGCCCGAAGGCCCTGAAATTCGCCGGGCGGCCGACAAAATTCAGCGGGCGATCGGCGGTGAGATCGCCGCCGATGTGTTCTTTGCCTTCGACCGACTCAAACCCTACGAGGACGCGTTGGTCGGTCGCACGGTGACGGCGGTTCAGCCCTACGGCAAAGCCCTGGTCACCAGCTTCGACAACGGGCTGGCGGTGTACAGCCACAACCAGCTCTACGGTATCTGGGTGACCTGCAAGCCCAATGCCGTGCCGGCCACCCGCCGCCAGCTGCGCTTTGCGGTGCAGACCTCGCGGCGGTGGGCCCTGCTCTACAGCGCCTCCGATATTGAGGTGCTGAGCGCCGACGCGGTGCTCGCCCACCCCTATATCGCCAGGCTGGGACCCGACACCCTCGATGGCACCCTCACCGCCGCCGAGGTGGAGGACAGAACCCTCAGCCCCCCATTTCGCCGTCGCCAGTTTGCCTCCCTGCTGCTCGACCAGGGCTTTTTGGGCGGCCTGGGCAACTATTTGCGCACCGAAATTTTGTATGTGGCCCGCATTCACCCTGGCCAGCGGCCCCTGGATTGTGCCCCAGAGCAGATCGCCGCCTTTGCGGCGGCCGCCCTGGCCCTGCCCCAGCAGTCCTACCGCCACAGCGGCATTACCAACGACCTGGGGCTGGCCGCCCAGCTCAAAGCCAGCGGCTACCGTCGCCGCGACTACCGCCACTGGGCCTTTGGCCGGGTGGGCAAACCCTGCCACCGCTGCGGCACGGCGATCGCCAAAATTGTGATTGGCGGGCGTCGCTGCTACCTTTGCCCAGTCTGTCAGCCCGTCAGCCGCTTGTAA
- a CDS encoding ABC transporter permease: MPKMNSKALASFLIANVGTLIVIAIWWVVASLELINPVLLPTPLETFNSLFISLFSGDLIRDFWLTLYRSLYAFVIAVVVGVPIGILLGSNQKVYRSFEFLIDFFRSTPATAMFPLFLVVFGIGDFSKIAVAAFAGALIVFFNVAYGVMNTKKTRVMAAKAMGVPSWRIFVDVTFLETLPQTFIGLRTSISLTLVVIIVAEMFIGSTHGMGQRIIDSQQVFDMPQMYASIIATGVMGYALNQIFLIIEDKFVHWKGR; the protein is encoded by the coding sequence ATGCCTAAGATGAATAGTAAGGCTCTAGCATCTTTCCTAATTGCTAATGTTGGCACTCTAATAGTCATTGCCATTTGGTGGGTAGTAGCATCCCTAGAATTAATAAATCCTGTACTTCTGCCAACTCCTTTAGAAACTTTCAACTCGCTCTTTATTAGCCTATTCAGTGGAGATCTAATTAGAGACTTCTGGCTTACACTTTATCGAAGCCTCTACGCCTTCGTGATTGCTGTAGTTGTGGGAGTCCCTATTGGCATTCTATTAGGATCAAACCAGAAGGTATATCGCTCCTTTGAATTTCTGATAGACTTCTTCCGCTCTACTCCAGCAACGGCAATGTTTCCCCTGTTTTTGGTTGTCTTTGGTATCGGAGACTTTTCTAAAATTGCCGTTGCAGCTTTTGCAGGAGCTTTAATCGTATTTTTCAACGTAGCTTATGGTGTTATGAACACGAAAAAAACTCGTGTTATGGCAGCAAAAGCAATGGGAGTTCCTTCTTGGAGGATTTTTGTTGACGTTACGTTTCTTGAAACTTTACCTCAAACATTTATAGGACTAAGAACATCAATTTCACTAACTCTTGTTGTTATTATTGTTGCCGAGATGTTCATTGGCTCTACTCACGGCATGGGACAGCGCATTATTGACTCACAACAAGTTTTTGATATGCCCCAAATGTATGCCTCTATTATCGCTACAGGGGTTATGGGATATGCCTTAAACCAGATTTTTCTGATCATTGAGGATAAATTTGTTCATTGGAAAGGAAGATAA